A portion of the Flavobacterium magnum genome contains these proteins:
- the thrA gene encoding bifunctional aspartate kinase/homoserine dehydrogenase I, whose amino-acid sequence MKILKFGGTSVADAANIRRVIDIVKSQSKDNRLVIVVSAFSGVTDLLLTASREAAAKNENYKEISRLIEQKHLDAIRDLIPVNHQSALLSHVKRIINHLDTLFDGCFLLGELSARTSDTIVGFGEILSSSVISEAMKQEDGLRNEAAFKDSRELIKTNRSFGKAAVNFETTNRLISDYFTSAAQRVTVIPGFVASSSDGNNTTLGRGGSDYTAAILAAALHATVLEIWTDVNGMYTANPRLVKQAQPIERISYQEAMELSHFGAKVLYPPTIQPVLNLKIPILIKNTFEPEAVGTRISDENNVQSNPIKGITHIDRIALLTIEGSGIIGVTGFSKRVFEALSNKGINVIFITQASSEHSICIGIQHEDADAARTSVDEAFEIEITQQRIDPCTVEKNLCIVALVGENMKNHQGLSGKMFSTLGKNNVNIRAIAQGASERNISVVINEKDVQKALNTLHERFFEDNIKQLNLFVMGVGNVGEKFMEQISSQKKYLKDNLKINVRLIGVSNSRKMLFDEDGIPLKEWKSLLEHGEKADKETFVERVKALNLRNSVFVDITANEEISKTYAQYLEKNIAVVTCNKIACASGFENYKNLKNLSRKYNAPFLFETNVGAGLPIIDTLKRMIASGDKVNKIQAVLSGSLNFIFNNFNENASFHDVVKEAGVQGFTEPDPKIDLSGVDVARKILILIRESGYEMEINDIENKSFLPQSSLDTDNVPDFFSSLTANAAHFDALYKEAASKDCRLKYVAQFENGKASVGLQVIPKGHDFYNLEGKDNIVLFYTDRYVDQPLIIKGAGAGAAVTASGIFADVIRVGNV is encoded by the coding sequence ATGAAAATCCTAAAATTTGGCGGCACTTCTGTGGCCGATGCCGCAAATATCCGCCGCGTAATAGATATCGTCAAAAGTCAGTCAAAAGACAATCGCCTGGTCATCGTCGTGTCCGCATTCAGCGGTGTGACTGACCTGCTGCTGACGGCCTCGCGCGAAGCGGCCGCGAAAAACGAAAACTACAAGGAAATCTCCCGCCTGATTGAGCAAAAACACCTCGACGCCATCAGGGACCTGATTCCGGTAAACCACCAGAGCGCGTTGCTAAGCCATGTCAAGCGCATCATCAACCACCTCGACACCTTGTTTGACGGATGTTTCTTATTGGGTGAATTGTCAGCACGGACTTCCGATACGATTGTCGGTTTCGGTGAAATCCTGTCATCATCGGTAATTTCCGAAGCGATGAAGCAGGAGGACGGACTGCGCAACGAAGCCGCGTTTAAGGACAGCCGCGAACTCATCAAAACCAACAGGAGTTTTGGAAAAGCCGCCGTGAATTTTGAAACGACCAACAGACTGATTTCCGACTATTTCACGAGCGCTGCGCAGCGCGTCACAGTGATTCCGGGCTTTGTGGCATCATCCAGCGATGGCAACAACACCACCCTGGGACGCGGCGGATCGGATTACACAGCTGCAATCCTGGCGGCTGCCCTTCATGCCACTGTACTTGAAATCTGGACTGATGTGAACGGAATGTACACCGCCAATCCCAGACTCGTCAAACAGGCACAGCCCATCGAACGCATCTCTTATCAGGAAGCGATGGAATTATCGCATTTTGGCGCCAAGGTGCTTTACCCGCCCACGATCCAGCCTGTTTTGAACCTGAAAATCCCGATCCTGATAAAGAACACTTTTGAGCCCGAAGCCGTCGGGACGCGCATTTCCGATGAAAACAATGTGCAGTCGAATCCCATAAAGGGCATCACACACATCGATCGGATTGCACTGCTGACCATCGAGGGATCGGGAATCATCGGAGTAACCGGATTCTCGAAAAGGGTTTTTGAGGCGCTGTCCAATAAAGGCATCAATGTCATTTTCATCACCCAGGCCTCTTCTGAGCATTCCATCTGCATCGGCATACAGCATGAGGATGCAGACGCCGCAAGGACCAGCGTCGATGAGGCCTTCGAAATAGAAATCACGCAGCAGCGGATCGATCCCTGCACAGTGGAAAAAAACCTGTGCATCGTGGCATTGGTTGGTGAAAATATGAAAAACCATCAGGGACTGAGCGGGAAGATGTTCAGTACGCTGGGCAAAAACAACGTAAACATCCGGGCCATTGCCCAAGGCGCTTCAGAGAGAAATATTTCGGTCGTTATCAATGAGAAAGATGTACAGAAAGCATTGAATACGCTGCACGAACGCTTTTTTGAGGACAACATCAAACAGCTGAACCTTTTTGTAATGGGTGTCGGGAATGTGGGTGAGAAATTCATGGAACAAATCAGCAGCCAGAAAAAATACCTGAAAGACAATCTTAAAATTAACGTTCGCCTTATCGGTGTTTCCAATTCCCGGAAAATGCTTTTTGATGAAGACGGTATTCCTTTAAAGGAATGGAAAAGCCTGCTTGAGCATGGTGAAAAAGCGGACAAGGAAACATTCGTTGAGCGTGTCAAAGCGCTGAACCTGCGCAACAGCGTTTTCGTTGATATTACCGCCAATGAGGAGATTTCAAAAACCTATGCGCAATATCTCGAGAAAAATATCGCGGTGGTAACCTGTAACAAGATTGCCTGCGCTTCCGGATTCGAAAATTACAAAAATTTGAAAAACCTCTCCCGAAAGTACAATGCGCCGTTTTTATTTGAAACCAATGTGGGTGCCGGATTGCCTATCATAGACACGCTGAAACGGATGATCGCTTCGGGAGACAAGGTCAACAAGATTCAGGCGGTTTTGTCGGGGAGCCTGAATTTCATTTTCAATAATTTCAATGAAAACGCTTCATTCCATGATGTGGTTAAAGAAGCCGGAGTCCAGGGCTTTACTGAGCCCGATCCGAAAATTGACCTCAGCGGCGTCGACGTTGCGCGCAAGATCCTGATCCTCATACGCGAAAGCGGCTATGAAATGGAAATCAATGACATTGAAAACAAGTCCTTTTTGCCACAGTCGTCGCTGGATACTGATAATGTCCCCGATTTTTTCAGCTCGCTTACCGCAAACGCCGCGCATTTTGATGCCTTGTACAAAGAGGCTGCCTCGAAAGACTGCCGCCTCAAATATGTCGCGCAGTTTGAAAACGGGAAAGCTTCGGTAGGGTTGCAGGTGATCCCGAAAGGACATGATTTTTACAACCTTGAAGGAAAAGATAATATTGTACTTTTTTACACCGACCGATACGTGGACCAGCCGCTGATTATCAAAGGGGCCGGGGCCGGGGCTGCGGTTACGGCTTCCGGAATTTTCGCGGATGTGATACGTGTGGGGAATGTGTAA
- the hutH gene encoding histidine ammonia-lyase yields the protein MDNTHYISSDILTFEQINDIVVQHKTLALSEEAKVNIQKCRDYLDNKMQSHDEPIYGINTGFGSLYNIKISKENLSKLQENLVKSHACGIGDEVPQPIVKLMLLLKIQSLSYGNSGVQLLTVERLVDFYNNDILPVIYTQGSLGASGDLAPLAHLSLPLLGLGEVFFGHKRLPSMDVLTHFGWKPIELQSKEGLALLNGTQFMSAYGVYVLLKACKYSYLADLIGSVSLEGFDGRIEPFNELIHYIRPHKGQVVTARRVAEFLEGSQIISQYKQHVQDPYSFRCIPQVHGASKDAIDYVKKVFKTEVNSVTDNPNIFWESDKIISGGNFHGQPLALALDFMAIALSELGSISERRTYQLISGLRGLPAFLVENPGLNSGFMIPQYTAASIASQNKQLSTPASVDSIVSSNGQEDHVSMGANAAVKALKVMENLERILAIELMNASQAIHFREPLKSSAFIESFLKSYREEVPLVGEDRILHYDIQKTVEFLSSFQIEEDLFN from the coding sequence ATGGACAACACCCACTATATCAGCTCAGATATCCTGACCTTTGAGCAAATCAACGACATTGTCGTACAACATAAAACCCTCGCGCTTTCTGAGGAAGCTAAAGTCAATATACAGAAATGCCGCGACTACCTCGACAACAAGATGCAGTCGCACGATGAACCCATTTACGGGATCAACACGGGCTTTGGATCGCTTTACAACATCAAGATTTCAAAGGAAAACCTGTCGAAACTCCAGGAAAACCTGGTCAAGTCGCACGCCTGCGGCATCGGGGATGAGGTACCGCAACCTATAGTAAAACTCATGTTGCTGCTTAAAATCCAGTCGCTCAGTTATGGGAATTCGGGTGTCCAGCTGCTCACGGTGGAGCGCTTGGTTGATTTCTACAATAACGACATCCTACCTGTCATTTACACGCAGGGGTCGTTAGGCGCTTCCGGCGATTTAGCGCCGCTGGCCCATTTGTCGCTGCCACTTTTGGGTCTTGGCGAAGTGTTTTTTGGGCATAAGAGGCTTCCTTCGATGGATGTCCTGACGCATTTCGGCTGGAAGCCCATCGAGTTGCAATCAAAGGAAGGGCTGGCGCTCTTAAACGGCACGCAGTTCATGAGTGCTTACGGCGTTTATGTGCTGCTCAAAGCGTGCAAATATTCTTACCTTGCTGATTTGATCGGGTCAGTTTCCCTCGAAGGTTTTGACGGCCGGATTGAACCGTTCAACGAACTGATCCATTACATCAGGCCGCACAAAGGCCAGGTGGTTACGGCGCGCCGTGTCGCGGAATTCCTTGAAGGCAGCCAGATTATCTCCCAATACAAACAGCACGTACAGGATCCGTACTCTTTCCGCTGCATACCGCAGGTACACGGGGCGTCAAAAGATGCGATCGATTACGTCAAGAAGGTCTTCAAAACCGAAGTGAATTCGGTAACAGATAACCCGAACATTTTCTGGGAAAGCGACAAAATTATTTCCGGAGGGAATTTCCACGGGCAGCCACTGGCGCTGGCACTGGATTTTATGGCCATTGCGTTATCTGAGCTCGGAAGCATTTCGGAAAGGCGTACCTATCAGCTTATTTCAGGGCTGCGCGGACTTCCCGCATTCCTGGTTGAGAATCCGGGATTGAACTCAGGTTTTATGATCCCGCAATATACGGCCGCCAGTATTGCCAGCCAGAACAAGCAGTTGTCAACGCCGGCCAGTGTAGACAGCATTGTCTCGTCTAATGGCCAGGAAGACCACGTGAGCATGGGAGCAAATGCTGCGGTAAAGGCGTTAAAAGTGATGGAAAACCTTGAAAGGATTCTCGCAATCGAACTGATGAATGCCTCACAGGCCATCCATTTCCGGGAACCGTTAAAGTCAAGCGCTTTTATCGAAAGTTTCCTGAAATCTTACCGTGAGGAAGTGCCGTTGGTAGGAGAGGACCGCATTTTGCATTATGACATACAAAAAACGGTGGAATTCTTAAGTAGCTTCCAAATCGAAGAAGATTTGTTTAATTAG
- the yaaA gene encoding peroxide stress protein YaaA, translating into MKIVISPAKSLDFETPLPTERHTKPAFLKQSRIVQAVVRKKKPAELSELMDISDNLAQLNWQRNKKWKTPFTPENARPAMYAFNGDVYQGLDAYSIPLEKLDELQGSLRILSGLYGLLKPLDLIQPYRLEMGTQLPVGESKNLYEFWKADLTKALNKELKKGELFINLASQEYFGAIDVKALKVPVITPDFRDFKDGKLKTISFFAKKARGMMVRYILDTHAQTIDDLKGFNYDGYQFDANVSKGNHLVFTR; encoded by the coding sequence ATGAAAATCGTTATCTCTCCGGCTAAATCGCTCGACTTTGAAACCCCGTTGCCGACAGAACGGCATACGAAGCCTGCTTTTTTGAAGCAAAGTCGTATCGTACAAGCCGTGGTCAGGAAGAAAAAGCCCGCGGAATTATCCGAATTAATGGATATTTCTGACAACCTGGCCCAGCTCAACTGGCAGCGCAACAAAAAATGGAAAACGCCCTTTACCCCTGAGAATGCGCGCCCGGCGATGTACGCTTTTAATGGCGACGTGTATCAGGGATTGGATGCGTATTCGATTCCGTTGGAAAAACTGGATGAATTACAAGGCAGCCTGCGTATCCTTTCGGGCTTGTACGGTTTGCTGAAACCATTGGATTTAATTCAGCCATATCGCCTGGAAATGGGGACACAATTGCCTGTCGGGGAAAGCAAAAACCTTTATGAATTCTGGAAGGCTGATCTTACCAAAGCCCTGAATAAGGAATTAAAGAAAGGAGAGCTTTTTATCAATCTGGCCAGCCAGGAATATTTCGGGGCGATAGATGTGAAGGCCCTGAAAGTGCCGGTCATCACACCTGATTTCAGGGATTTTAAGGATGGAAAACTCAAAACCATCAGTTTCTTTGCAAAGAAAGCACGCGGGATGATGGTACGTTATATTTTAGATACCCATGCTCAAACCATTGATGATCTGAAGGGTTTCAATTATGACGGATATCAGTTTGATGCGAATGTGTCAAAGGGAAATCATCTGGTATTTACGCGATAA
- a CDS encoding polysaccharide deacetylase family protein: MKNKFLYIAILAASLSYAQNAARHWNGKRCAVVLTYDDALNIHLDKVIPTLDSFHFKGTFYLVGSSRVVSERIPEWRAAAKNGHELGNHSLNHPCDATLPGRDWVNRENDLSRYTVARAVNEVRINNSLLKAIDGKGQRTFAYPCGDFTIHDTLYYNALRNDFVGARGGTSGFPQAKEVNLDDINAFVEDGTTAAQMIAQVEEAEKAGSFIVFLFHGVGGEHPMNVDAGEHRKLLEYLKKREKDIWVATMVDVAKYIREQQK, encoded by the coding sequence ATGAAAAATAAATTCCTCTACATCGCTATATTGGCCGCCTCATTGAGTTATGCCCAAAACGCTGCGCGGCACTGGAACGGAAAGCGGTGCGCCGTCGTCCTTACCTATGACGATGCGTTGAATATACATCTTGACAAAGTCATCCCGACGTTGGACTCGTTTCATTTTAAAGGCACTTTTTACCTTGTCGGATCGTCTCGGGTCGTTTCCGAAAGGATTCCTGAATGGCGTGCCGCGGCAAAAAACGGGCATGAACTGGGAAACCACAGCTTAAACCACCCTTGCGACGCTACTTTGCCCGGACGCGATTGGGTAAATCGGGAAAATGACCTCTCAAGATATACGGTGGCACGGGCCGTCAACGAAGTCCGCATCAACAATTCTTTGCTCAAGGCCATAGATGGTAAAGGCCAAAGGACGTTTGCGTATCCGTGCGGCGACTTTACGATTCATGACACTTTGTATTACAATGCGTTGAGAAATGATTTTGTGGGTGCCAGGGGCGGGACATCAGGATTTCCGCAGGCTAAAGAAGTGAATCTGGACGACATCAACGCCTTCGTTGAAGATGGGACAACAGCCGCACAAATGATTGCGCAGGTCGAGGAAGCTGAAAAAGCCGGGTCGTTCATCGTATTCCTGTTTCACGGCGTGGGCGGCGAGCATCCGATGAATGTGGATGCCGGAGAGCACAGGAAACTATTGGAATATCTGAAGAAACGGGAAAAGGATATTTGGGTAGCGACGATGGTTGATGTGGCAAAATACATCCGCGAACAGCAAAAGTAA
- a CDS encoding DNA-binding domain-containing protein, with product MSGIREIQFWMQSMLVNSVPVSPSGQTAADMVCDSQRLSAAQHLNIYRHSYIARLRSCMQSQFKALAYALGEELFQAFADQYLDSNPSISYTLNNLGEKFADFLSLTRPDAESTEKETWPDFMIELAAFEYALSITFDMESNDDERIVGGTPDQLLQVSPTLHLFEHQFPICSYFLDFCAEKTPELPFPQKNWCAVSRQNYRLGLFPIGSDQYCFLTYLKNGLSIPEAKEKLIARLNIESVRLDEVWPVWRKTFIACGFFVSISM from the coding sequence ATGTCAGGTATCCGCGAAATACAATTCTGGATGCAGTCCATGCTCGTGAACTCCGTTCCCGTGTCCCCTTCCGGGCAAACCGCAGCGGATATGGTCTGTGATTCCCAAAGGCTCTCCGCGGCACAGCACCTGAACATTTACCGGCACAGTTACATCGCGCGGCTTCGTTCCTGCATGCAAAGCCAGTTCAAGGCTTTGGCGTATGCTTTGGGAGAAGAACTGTTTCAGGCCTTTGCCGACCAATACCTCGACAGCAATCCTTCGATAAGTTATACACTGAATAATTTAGGTGAGAAATTTGCCGATTTCCTTTCCTTAACAAGACCGGATGCCGAAAGTACTGAGAAGGAAACCTGGCCTGATTTTATGATTGAACTGGCCGCTTTCGAATACGCGCTTTCCATCACCTTCGACATGGAGAGTAATGACGATGAAAGGATTGTTGGAGGTACACCCGATCAGTTGCTCCAGGTTTCCCCCACACTGCATCTTTTTGAGCACCAATTCCCGATCTGCAGTTATTTCCTCGATTTCTGTGCAGAAAAGACGCCGGAGTTGCCCTTCCCGCAAAAAAACTGGTGTGCGGTTTCGAGGCAGAATTACCGCCTCGGATTGTTCCCCATCGGTTCCGACCAATATTGCTTTTTAACATATCTAAAAAATGGGTTATCCATCCCTGAAGCCAAAGAAAAGCTCATCGCGCGTCTCAATATCGAGAGCGTGAGATTAGACGAAGTGTGGCCGGTTTGGCGAAAAACCTTTATCGCCTGCGGCTTCTTTGTGTCGATTTCGATGTAA
- a CDS encoding DUF692 domain-containing protein, translating into MKSVATYSDMVRAMPNPGLGLGLRSVHFDHILKHQPEVDWFEIISENFMDSGGRPRHILRQLMERYPLVMHGVSLSIGSTDPLNAGYLTKLKALASEIKPLWVSDHLCWTGINMLNTHDLLPVVLNDESLKHIIGRINHVQDFLERPLVLENPSTYLTFKQSTIAEYDFLRYMAEETGCGLLLDVNNVYVSSFNNDFDPIHYIKQLPHDRIVQMHIAGHQHCGDYIIDTHDREVTDKVWELFSLAWQLTGGTATLLEWDGNIPAFDVYYEELMKSKQFMQGFHSQHVNTGSVATPEFQISNPVDFLVNEIRL; encoded by the coding sequence ATGAAATCAGTGGCAACTTATAGCGATATGGTCAGGGCAATGCCCAATCCAGGTCTTGGCCTTGGATTAAGAAGCGTACACTTCGACCATATCCTTAAACATCAACCGGAAGTAGATTGGTTTGAGATCATTTCAGAAAACTTCATGGATTCCGGCGGACGGCCACGCCACATACTAAGACAATTGATGGAGCGATACCCTTTGGTCATGCATGGGGTATCGCTTTCTATAGGCAGTACCGATCCGCTTAATGCCGGATACCTCACAAAACTGAAGGCACTGGCTTCCGAAATAAAACCATTGTGGGTCAGCGATCATCTTTGCTGGACGGGCATCAACATGTTAAACACACATGATTTACTGCCCGTAGTCCTCAATGACGAATCGCTCAAACACATTATCGGGCGGATCAATCACGTACAGGATTTCCTCGAACGCCCATTGGTCCTGGAAAACCCCAGCACTTACCTCACTTTCAAACAATCCACGATTGCAGAATATGATTTCCTGCGATACATGGCCGAAGAAACCGGTTGCGGACTGCTGCTAGATGTAAACAATGTCTATGTGTCTTCGTTCAACAACGACTTTGACCCGATACATTATATAAAGCAATTGCCGCACGACCGTATCGTACAGATGCACATTGCCGGACACCAGCACTGCGGCGATTACATCATCGATACGCACGACCGGGAGGTCACCGACAAGGTGTGGGAATTGTTCTCACTCGCCTGGCAGCTTACTGGAGGCACGGCCACCTTGCTCGAATGGGATGGTAACATCCCCGCGTTCGACGTCTATTACGAAGAACTCATGAAATCCAAACAATTCATGCAAGGGTTTCATAGCCAGCACGTCAATACCGGCAGCGTCGCAACTCCAGAGTTTCAAATTTCAAATCCTGTTGATTTCCTCGTCAACGAAATCAGGCTGTAA